The following proteins are co-located in the Pochonia chlamydosporia 170 chromosome 6, whole genome shotgun sequence genome:
- a CDS encoding zinc finger protein RTS2 (similar to Metarhizium acridum CQMa 102 XP_007806790.1), which yields MPKAEVGSTKHLSNKLKSKGLQRLRWYCQVCEKQCRDANGFKMHTQSESHVRQMLVVGEDPKKFINQFSDEFLKDFLQLLKTGHGEKQVHINQFYQEYIANKEHIHMNATKWPSLTEFAKHLGKEGICRVEETDKGIHISWIDNSPEALKRQEALRKKEALDQGDEQLEQRMIREQIRRAKANAASREAKADDEEDRELKRQQGEKITLSFGSKPKPEDAKPGAEEAASSEPAASTDTTGAEVSKSDTKPAGFGGLSMKLGGKPQTKNVFAQAKKNALAGGSKKGGKIEQPKKMSEAERIMREEMDKKRSRESAGFGFSMPSGKKQRSS from the coding sequence ATGCCAAAGGCTGAAGTCGGATCGACTAAACATctctccaacaagctcaaAAGCAAAGGCCTCCAACGTCTCCGATGGTACTGCCAAGTGTGTGAGAAACAATGTCGAGATGCAAACGGCTTCAAAATGCATACCCAGTCGGAGAGTCACGTTCGACAAATGCTAGTTGTTGGCGAAGATCCCAAAAAATTCATCAACCAGTTTAGCGACGAGTTCCTCAAAGATTTTCTGCAACTATTAAAGACCGGACACGGCGAGAAGCAAGTGCACATCAACCAATTCTACCAAGAGTACATTGCGAACAAAGAACACATTCATATGAATGCGACAAAGTGGCCGTCGTTGACCGAATTCGCCAAGCATCTCGGGAAGGAGGGCATTTGCCGCGTGGAAGAAACAGATAAAGGCATTCACATCTCGTGGATAGACAACTCCCCGGAAGCTTTGAAGCGACAGGAAGCCCtaaggaagaaggaggcgcTCGACCAGGGCGATGAGCAGTTGGAGCAGAGGATGATCAGGGAGCAGATTCGAAGGGCGAAAGCAAATGCGGCGAGTCGCGAGGCCAAGGCggacgatgaagaggatCGCGAGTTGAAACGCCAACAAGGCGAGAAGATTACACTGTCTTTTGGGTCCAAACCAAAGCCGGAGGATGCGAAACCCGGTGCCGaagaggcagcttcatcagagccagcagcatcaacagaTACCACCGGCGCCGAAGTGAGCAAGTCGGATACAAAACCCGCTGGTTTTGGTGGTCTGTCCATGAAACTCGGTGGCAAACCACAAACGAAGAACGTATTCGCACAAGCAAAGAAAAACGCACTCGCAGGTGGTTCCAAGAAAGGTGGCAAGATCGAGCAaccgaagaagatgagcgAAGCAGAGAGAATCATGCGCGAAGAAATGGACAAGAAGAGATCACGAGAATCCGCAGGATTCGGGTTCAGCATGCCATCCGGAAAGAAGCAACGAAGCAGCTGA